In Macrobrachium nipponense isolate FS-2020 chromosome 25, ASM1510439v2, whole genome shotgun sequence, one genomic interval encodes:
- the LOC135199498 gene encoding protein FAM177A1-like isoform X1: MTAEEIQMTDLCSKTQFFSSENQTCIGLGSSSTNKNGKVKTPRRILHFSDGTLEEYSTDEEEEKEKPEPDPMSLVDPKSLTWGPWMYYWMLYSGSSALAACDYVGESLANFLGITSPKYQYEIDEYHRSVEEEKAAKEEEDAEMAGWKSPSPLSDSDQVVPTASAVEHPPSPSHSLRQVS, from the exons ATGACGGCCGAGGAAATCCAGATGACGGATCTCTGCAGTAAAACGCAGTTCTTTAGTTCG GAAAACCAGACATGTATTGGGTTGGGGTCATCCAGTACAAATAAAAATGGCAAGGTCAAGACACCTCGAAGAATCCTCCATTTTTCAGATGGTACTCTTGAGGAATACAGCAcagatgaagaggaggaaaaggaaaaaccaGAACCAGATCCAATGAGCCTAGTGGATCCA AAGTCTCTAACTTGGGGCCCATGGATGTATTATTGGATGCTATATAGCGGTAGTTCTGCTCTTGCAGCATGTGATTACGTAGGAGAGAGCTTGGCCAATTTCTTAGGCATAACATCACCCAAGTACCAGTATGAGATTGACGAATATCACCGTTCTGTTGAGGAG GAGAAGGCCgcaaaggaagaggaagatgCCGAAATGGCAGGGTGGAAATCCCCGAGCCCTTTGTCTGATTCAGATCAGGTTGTGCCAACAGCCTCAGCGGTCGAACATCCGCCCTCTCCATCTCATAGCTTGAGACAGGTAAGTTGA
- the LOC135199498 gene encoding protein FAM177A1-like isoform X2, whose protein sequence is MDEHENQTCIGLGSSSTNKNGKVKTPRRILHFSDGTLEEYSTDEEEEKEKPEPDPMSLVDPKSLTWGPWMYYWMLYSGSSALAACDYVGESLANFLGITSPKYQYEIDEYHRSVEEEKAAKEEEDAEMAGWKSPSPLSDSDQVVPTASAVEHPPSPSHSLRQVS, encoded by the exons GAAAACCAGACATGTATTGGGTTGGGGTCATCCAGTACAAATAAAAATGGCAAGGTCAAGACACCTCGAAGAATCCTCCATTTTTCAGATGGTACTCTTGAGGAATACAGCAcagatgaagaggaggaaaaggaaaaaccaGAACCAGATCCAATGAGCCTAGTGGATCCA AAGTCTCTAACTTGGGGCCCATGGATGTATTATTGGATGCTATATAGCGGTAGTTCTGCTCTTGCAGCATGTGATTACGTAGGAGAGAGCTTGGCCAATTTCTTAGGCATAACATCACCCAAGTACCAGTATGAGATTGACGAATATCACCGTTCTGTTGAGGAG GAGAAGGCCgcaaaggaagaggaagatgCCGAAATGGCAGGGTGGAAATCCCCGAGCCCTTTGTCTGATTCAGATCAGGTTGTGCCAACAGCCTCAGCGGTCGAACATCCGCCCTCTCCATCTCATAGCTTGAGACAGGTAAGTTGA